From a single Sorghum bicolor cultivar BTx623 chromosome 5, Sorghum_bicolor_NCBIv3, whole genome shotgun sequence genomic region:
- the LOC8082083 gene encoding cysteine-rich receptor-like protein kinase 15 isoform X2 produces the protein MDIAKLAGVDTVKLVIMIVQAAQTVRHNKKTCQQLVHHVQIIGDLLKKLQTPEMMEHPETRNGLNNLEEILREAYMLVTSCQNNNYVYHLFTGKKQADQFRILQNRMNSCLQVFPLISHIDTTDRLDKILEIIRPPCSQVVRDVPRLLAGCSSCDTRTEVYGQVKRCSLQLNCAEALKFSLSQLVDATNNFSDRNLIGKGSFGCVYKGQLHDGLEVAVKRCFELPSSPNQLDVQDYEFQNEICFLPRLQHTNIIKLLGDTTQERKRILVYEYMPNGSLDSFIFGARTSRLHLDWPTRFQIIKGIAEGMLYLHKLCGLHIIHGDLKPSNILLDTNMKPKISDFGLSRTYNPGVDEEFADRIVGSIGFTAPECQERRVFSVKSDVYGFGALLLEIISGHRCFSLASGESGGDHGFLNKRAWKLWRAGGLIKFVDSPPGDESERMEVLRCIQIALLCVEENPANRPTMQEVVLMLRCHKFVLPTPQHPAYLRAAEMVRTHS, from the exons ATGGACATCGCAAAGCTTGCAGGGGTTGATACCGTCAAGCTTGTCATCATGATTGTGCAGGCAGCTCAGACTGTTCGCCATAACAAGAAGACCTGCCAGCAGCTTGTCCACCATGTGCAGATAATCGGTGACCTCCTGAAAAAGCTGCAGACTCCAGAGATGATGGAACATCCAGAGACTAGGAACGGTCTTAACAATCTTGAAGAGATTCTTCGTGAGGCTTACATGCTTGTCACATCCTGCCAAAACAACAACTATGTATACCACCTCTTCACAGGGAAGAAGCAGGCAGATCAGTTCCGTATTCTGCAGAATAGGATGAACTCGTGTCTCCAAGTTTTCCCACTCATCAGCCACATCGACACCACAGACCGGTTGGACAAAATTCTTGAAATCATACGGCCTCCATGCTCACAG GTTGTAAGAGATGTGCCAAGACTGCTTGCAGGTTGCTCGTCTTGTGACACCAG GACTGAAGTGTACGGTCAAGTTAAAAGGTGCTCCCTCCAATTGAATTGCGCAG AGGCACTTAAGTTCAGTTTGTCCCAGTTGGTTGATGCTACAAACAATTTCTCTGACAGGAATCTAATTGGCAAAGGTAGCTTTGGCTGTGTTTACAAG GGTCAACTACATGATGGACTTGAGGTTGCTGTCAAAAGATGTTTCGAGTTACCTTCTTCACCTAATCAACTGGATGTCCAAGATTATGAATTTCAAAATGAGATTTGCTTTCTTCCAAGGCTTCAGCATACCAATATAATTAAGCTTCTGGGTGACACTACGCAGGAAAGAAAGAGGATTTTGGTCTATGAATATATGCCAAATGGAAGCCTTGACTCCTTCATCTTTG GTGCAAGGACAAGCAGGTTGCATCTGGACTGGCCTACGCGCTTTCAGATAATTAAAGGAATAGCTGAAGGGATGCTTTATCTTCATAAGCTTTGTGGACTACATATTATACATGGAGATTTAAAGCCAAGTAACATTCTCTTGGATACCAACATGAAGCCCAAGATTTCTGATTTTGGCTTATCTAGAACATATAATCCGGGAGTAGATGAAGAGTTTGCTGACCGCATAGTGGGCTCAAT TGGTTTTACTGCTCCCGAATGTCAGGAAAGACGTGTTTTCTCCGTCAAGTCTGATGTGTATGGCTTTGGAGCATTGCTTCTCGAGATAATAAGTGGTCACAGGTGCTTTTCTCTTGCAAGTGGAGAATCTGGAGGTGATCATGGATTTCTGAATAAGAGG GCGTGGAAGTTATGGAGAGCAGGCGGATTGATTAAGTTTGTCGATTCTCCCCCAGGCGATGAATCTGAAAGGATGGAGGTACTAAGGTGCATCCAGATAGCACTGCTGTGTGTGGAAGAGAACCCTGCAAACCGGCCTACCATGCAGGAGGTTGTTCTGATGTTAAGGTGCCACAAATTTGTGCTTCCTACACCTCAGCATCCAGCTTACCTCAGGGCTGCTGAAATGGTGCGCACACATTCATAG
- the LOC8082083 gene encoding cysteine-rich receptor-like protein kinase 15 isoform X1: MDIAKLAGVDTVKLVIMIVQAAQTVRHNKKTCQQLVHHVQIIGDLLKKLQTPEMMEHPETRNGLNNLEEILREAYMLVTSCQNNNYVYHLFTGKKQADQFRILQNRMNSCLQVFPLISHIDTTDRLDKILEIIRPPCSQVVRDVPRLLAGCSSCDTSGRTEVYGQVKRCSLQLNCAEALKFSLSQLVDATNNFSDRNLIGKGSFGCVYKGQLHDGLEVAVKRCFELPSSPNQLDVQDYEFQNEICFLPRLQHTNIIKLLGDTTQERKRILVYEYMPNGSLDSFIFGARTSRLHLDWPTRFQIIKGIAEGMLYLHKLCGLHIIHGDLKPSNILLDTNMKPKISDFGLSRTYNPGVDEEFADRIVGSIGFTAPECQERRVFSVKSDVYGFGALLLEIISGHRCFSLASGESGGDHGFLNKRAWKLWRAGGLIKFVDSPPGDESERMEVLRCIQIALLCVEENPANRPTMQEVVLMLRCHKFVLPTPQHPAYLRAAEMVRTHS; encoded by the exons ATGGACATCGCAAAGCTTGCAGGGGTTGATACCGTCAAGCTTGTCATCATGATTGTGCAGGCAGCTCAGACTGTTCGCCATAACAAGAAGACCTGCCAGCAGCTTGTCCACCATGTGCAGATAATCGGTGACCTCCTGAAAAAGCTGCAGACTCCAGAGATGATGGAACATCCAGAGACTAGGAACGGTCTTAACAATCTTGAAGAGATTCTTCGTGAGGCTTACATGCTTGTCACATCCTGCCAAAACAACAACTATGTATACCACCTCTTCACAGGGAAGAAGCAGGCAGATCAGTTCCGTATTCTGCAGAATAGGATGAACTCGTGTCTCCAAGTTTTCCCACTCATCAGCCACATCGACACCACAGACCGGTTGGACAAAATTCTTGAAATCATACGGCCTCCATGCTCACAG GTTGTAAGAGATGTGCCAAGACTGCTTGCAGGTTGCTCGTCTTGTGACACCAG TGGCAGGACTGAAGTGTACGGTCAAGTTAAAAGGTGCTCCCTCCAATTGAATTGCGCAG AGGCACTTAAGTTCAGTTTGTCCCAGTTGGTTGATGCTACAAACAATTTCTCTGACAGGAATCTAATTGGCAAAGGTAGCTTTGGCTGTGTTTACAAG GGTCAACTACATGATGGACTTGAGGTTGCTGTCAAAAGATGTTTCGAGTTACCTTCTTCACCTAATCAACTGGATGTCCAAGATTATGAATTTCAAAATGAGATTTGCTTTCTTCCAAGGCTTCAGCATACCAATATAATTAAGCTTCTGGGTGACACTACGCAGGAAAGAAAGAGGATTTTGGTCTATGAATATATGCCAAATGGAAGCCTTGACTCCTTCATCTTTG GTGCAAGGACAAGCAGGTTGCATCTGGACTGGCCTACGCGCTTTCAGATAATTAAAGGAATAGCTGAAGGGATGCTTTATCTTCATAAGCTTTGTGGACTACATATTATACATGGAGATTTAAAGCCAAGTAACATTCTCTTGGATACCAACATGAAGCCCAAGATTTCTGATTTTGGCTTATCTAGAACATATAATCCGGGAGTAGATGAAGAGTTTGCTGACCGCATAGTGGGCTCAAT TGGTTTTACTGCTCCCGAATGTCAGGAAAGACGTGTTTTCTCCGTCAAGTCTGATGTGTATGGCTTTGGAGCATTGCTTCTCGAGATAATAAGTGGTCACAGGTGCTTTTCTCTTGCAAGTGGAGAATCTGGAGGTGATCATGGATTTCTGAATAAGAGG GCGTGGAAGTTATGGAGAGCAGGCGGATTGATTAAGTTTGTCGATTCTCCCCCAGGCGATGAATCTGAAAGGATGGAGGTACTAAGGTGCATCCAGATAGCACTGCTGTGTGTGGAAGAGAACCCTGCAAACCGGCCTACCATGCAGGAGGTTGTTCTGATGTTAAGGTGCCACAAATTTGTGCTTCCTACACCTCAGCATCCAGCTTACCTCAGGGCTGCTGAAATGGTGCGCACACATTCATAG